The Clostridium sp. DL-VIII DNA window TTGCAAATGACAAGTCTAGAGACAACAAAGTAAATTATGATAATCCAATAGCTGTTAGAGAAAATGGTGGTTGGAAGTACAGCTATGGGAACATGTTTTATTTTATGCTTGTGTCAGAGTATTTGACCACAGAAAAATTTGATGATGCTACGGTACAGAATATTATGGATGAAGCCTTGAAATATGAAGGTTGGAAGTATGTATATGGTGGATATAATCCGACAACTTCTTTTGATTGCAGTGGACTTGTCCAATGGTGCTACGGAAAAGCTGGTATAAACTTACCTAGAACAGCACAGGAACAGTATGATGCTACGGAGCATATTCCGCTATCTGAAGCACAACCTGGAGATTTGGTCTTTTTTCATTCAACATATGAAGCCGGAACTTATATTACTCATATTGGAATATATCAAGGAAATAATAGTATGTTCCATGCCGGTGATCCTATAGGATATGCAGATTTAACAAGTTCATACTGGCAGGAACACTTAGTCGGTGCAGGAAGAATTCAAAAATAGAAAGAAGGATGAAAAGTATATGAATCTTATAAAGAGAGAAAAGAAAGTAAAGCAGCCTAAAACTAAAAAGCTGAGAGTATATAAAGTAAATACACATAAGAAAACTGTAATAGCATTGTGGTTACTTCTTATAGTTAGTTTTTGTTTTGCAGTTTATAAAAACTTTACTGCAATAAACATTAACACAGTCCATGAAACAAAAATTGTTGATAAAGAAATTGTTGATACTCATAAGATAGAAAATTTCGTGAAGAATTTTGCGAAGGATTACTATACATGGGAGCCATTACAGGCTTCTATTGAAAATAGAAATGAAGCAATTAAAAATTATCTCACAGAGGAATTGCAGACACTAAATGTTGATACTGTCAGAAGGGATATACCTGTTAGCTCAACAGTTCAAGATGTTCAAATTTGGTCTATTAAGCAGGAGGATGAAAAGCAGTTTCAAGTGACTTTTACTGTAGATCAGCTTATTACAGAGAGTGAAAATAAGAAAGTAGTTCGATCCGCCTATGAAGTGGTAGTATATGCAGATGATTCTGGAAGTATGGTTATCATAAAGAATCCGACTATTTGTAGCATACCTACAAAATCTGATTATGAGCCAAAGGCAAATGAAAATGACGGAACAGTGGACTCTACTACGACAGGAGAAATTAATGAATTTCTAAAGACATTTTTTAAACTTTACCCAACAGCAACAGAGAAGGAACTGTCCTACTATGTAAAGAATGAGGTATTAAAGCCAATAGGTAAAGACTATGTGTTTTCAGAATTGCTAAATCCTGTCTATAAAAAGAAAGGAAATCAAGTGCAGGTATCCGTATCAGTGAAATATCTTGACCAGCAGACAAAAGTAACTCAAATTTCACAGTTTGATTTGATATTGGAAAAGGATGAGAACTGGATGATTATTTAAATCCGAAAGGGTTTGCTTCATTCGAATAGAGTGATTAACAAGCCCTTTTTATGTTTTATAAATTAAAAGACTTATATTTTTTAATCTATTAAGATGATAATTTACTAAAATATCACCTATAAATTTGTTTTCATTAAATATTTGATTTATAAACTCACTTTCCCCTTTTTATTTAATAGTAAAAACCTATTGATATTAGTATCTACATCACTCAATTTCTAAAATAACATTATTGTAAGGATAAGATCGCATGCTACTATGGGATTTGAAATTATTGAATTACAGAATTTCATTAAAGAAATATAAAAGGTGATAGTTTTCTGTTCTTTAGAGAAAGTAAAATAGAGATTCACCCAATTAAAGCTTAGTTTAGATTAAGTATAATACTACTATTATTATACTCTGTTTAATTAAATTTCAATTAATTTTTAAATCTTTAAAAAAATATATTATTAGCTAATTTTTTGTTGAAACATTGGCCCTGTATATTCTTCATATGGAAGAAAAATTGCCACTCCTGTTTCATCTAATTTATATGGTACACCCTCAACAGGATTTCTATCATAAACTAAGTTCATTCCTACGGCATAAATTGTATTAGTCATATCAGCAGTATCTTGTGAAGCAGTACCTAACATAAAGCCTTTTGAAATTAGATCTTTAGCTTCAGATACTCCATCTAGCCCAACAACTACTATTGTTTTTTCCTTATCTCCTAAATTATAACCATATTTTTGAAGTGCTTGAATAGCACCAATCGCCATGGAATCATCATTTGAAATTATTGCTTCTATTTTGTTACCATATCTGAGAAACAATGCGCTAACGGTGTCTTCAGCTGATTTTGTGTCCCAATGTAAAATAGGTGATGCAAGCTCTTCTATTTTTATATTAGCTTTTTGAATAGTTGAGATGGAATATGCTGATCTATTGATAGCTGTTTGATTAAGTTTTTCACCAATTAGCAATATATATTGCAACACATTATCTTGGTTTTTATCAATTAATTGTTTATGATTTTTCCAGGCATCGGCAATCATTCTTCCTTGTATAGTACCGCCTTGTTTTGAATCTGTTCCTACATAAAAAGCTTTTTTATAAGATTTAATAGGGGCCATTGTAAATGGTTCTCTATTAAAGACTACTACTGGGACGTTATGCTGTGAAATTGTATTAATCATTCCTTCTATTTCAATTAGATTAACCATATCTAATAATATAAGATCAATGCCTTTCTTAAGTTCATTTTCAATATCTGAGTTTTGTGTTGATTGGTTGAAATTGGCATTGTAAAAAGTAAATACAACTTTTCCTAGATTATTCTTTTGAATATCTTCAAAATTTTTGCGAAGAAGTATAATATAATCATCATTAAGATCCCTTGTAAATAAGCCTATTCTAATGGGAAGCTCTTGGCGATAGCCTGTGCTAGCGCCTGCAACTATATAAAACTTATTTTCTAGCTCTATAATCAATATAATTGTAAGTAAAGTTAGATTTAAGATCCTTTTTAATATTTTCATTTAAATCCTCCCATTCATTTGGTTATTAATCTTATTATACGTTTTAAGATAAAGTTTATACTAAATCAATATAAACCTTATCAGTTACAGAAATAATATAATAAAATATGGGAAAATTTAATGTTTTTTGTTGAAACAAGTGTTCTAAAGATATACAATCATAACAGCAGTATGTTTATATTGTTATTGCATTTTAGAGGTCAAAAATGATTGATGTTAATACGCTATTAGATATTGCAATGAGTGAAATATCTGACGTTGAGATTAGTGAAATCTTCTCAGTATATGTTGGAGATTTTAAAATCTTATAATACCTTAAAATCAACACTTGTATTTTATACTGGTTTACTGGTAATGAAAATTAATTAAGACAAGTTATATAAAATGCATTATAGTCAGATTGGTAGTAATACGTGCATATGCAGCAAGGAGGATTATATGGATAATATATCAATTATTTTTATATATGCTATAGTCATATATTTACTATTTATTTTGATAGATAAAAAAATGACGCAGATAAGGTTTAGATTTAGAGAAAGAGACTTTGAACTAAAACATCCTAAAATAAGTAATCTTACAAATTTGCTTATTAGATATACAACTATAATTTTATTGTTCGTATTTACTGGGCTTCAAGAAAAAAAGCAGTTTATACGAATTCCTGATTGTGATTCAATAGTTTTAACTGTAGCTATTTATACTATGTATGGAATATTTGTTTCGTTTATACAATTCTTAATTAGCTATTCAGCAACGAATAATAGAGATATTTATTGGGGAAAAAGTAAAATAAAATTAATTCTGATGGACAGTTTTGAATATAGAGTATTCAATTCGACATTATTTAGAATGTTACTTCTATATTTATCTGTCTATTCAATTTTAGATTTCACGAAAGTGTCTTTACTAGGTAAATATTATGGTTATGCCGATTCACTCTTTTATGTTTCGATAACGATCATTATGATGGAGTTTATTATTTTATTTATAAAGGGTCTAATGATTAGTAATGTACTCTTTTATGTTCAAGAGGGTGAAGACAGGATAACCAGACAAATTGAAAGAAATATTCTTAATGAGTATGAGTTTATATTTAACAAAACGATTAAATCAGATTATTATGATTTTGTAAAAATATTATTTAAAGATTTATCAAATATAGAAAAATCACAGAGGAAAGAAATGCTCTATTCAGTATTATGCTATGTATATTCATGGTATCAATGGGAGAAGGAAAACCAAGATAAAAAAATTTTGGCTCCATTAAAGAATTTTTTCGAAAGTTCTGAGAACCAAAACTCATATTATAAATTGGCAAGCTTACGATCAATAAATTCAAATTTTTGGAGTCATTATGAGAAAAGTGAGCTTGAACTACCGCTTGATAAGCTATTAGAAATATATACAAGACAAGAAGATTTTATGTTTAATTTAATGCAAAAAGAATCTAATGGAGATAAAGAGAAATTTTCATCCATGTTTGAGACGGTTTATGGAAATGACAATACATTATTAGATAAAATTGAGTTCCTTGATTTTCCTGAGGAAGTTTGGAAAGCTGTTTCTTCTCAAAAAGATATCATTTCATTATGTGACTCAGTTCGTAAGCTTCTCATAATAAAGGAACTATATTATTCGTTTAAAAGTAGTGATTATTGCAGTGAACTGTTAAGAAAAAAAATAATTGAACGATATTGTAATTTTATAATAGAAGTTCTCGAAAAGGAAAAAGAAATAATCTTGCAAATGGATGATAGGAAAATCGAGTATATATTAGATATTAAAAACTGGAAGGAAGACAAGAAGAATTATGATCAAATACAAGGGGGAGATATATGTGGAGGTCATATAAATTTTAGAGAAGAATTAAAAAGATCACTCAAGGATAAACTACTGCATTACTTTACTGGATTGAAAAATAATGAACTTAACCAAAGTTTTATAAATAAATTAGGTGAGTTCATGGAAGTAAAATATATTATGTCTTTTATTATTTATCGTATTTTATATACAGGACCGGATAATTGGAAATGGAAGGCAGAAGTACGTTTTTTTAAACATCTGATTTCATCTAGATATTATGAAGATAATATACTTGAAAAACAGAACGTGGATTTTGTTGCTAAGGCCATAGCGGATTATAATATTAGTAATATTGGCCATAGAATTTCTTCTGATTTAATTAAATGGATTTTTCATAATATATGTTCACCAATAAATGAAAGTATAGTAAAGGAATGTTCTGAAAGAAGATATTTGAGTCTAGCAATTTTTATATCATTTAAATATATTTTTAAAGATGAATATTATGGCACATTAGAAAATACGAACTTCCTAAATGATGAAGCAAGAATTCAATTTATTAATGAAATCTCGAGGATAAAAGATGTAATGAAGGAAAAGTATTTTGTTGATGTATTATACTCTATCTTTGGTTATCAAAAAGATTATATAGCAATTGATAAGTTGATATTAAGTGGTAATTTTGAAACATTTATGGTTATATCAAATTTTATAAGTATGAAAAAGGTGATGGAATATATTAATACACATGAATGGATAGAAAGTGGGGGAGTATTAAAGTTCTTGCTTATTAAACTCAGTGAGTTTGATTGTCAAAAATTATTATTACTACTTGATTCTGAAGTACAACAAAACATTGCTCAGCAGTTCGAAAGAATGTTATCTCAATCACTTAAAACAGTAGATGAGTATGTCGATTACTTGTGCATTCAAGCATCTTATATTGGTAATGAAATTCCTGAACATAGAAAGGATAAAGCTGTCTATATACTAAGGGCACTAATTTCTGGACAAGTTAAAACTTTGTTGAATTAGTAATGTTATATTTTAATTTCTAAGAGCTAAATATTTTAGAAGTGTTTATCTCCATAAAAATTCTACCGAATGAAAAGAAACTTAAAATAGCAATGCTTGGTCGAATGAGTCGTTTGAGTGCTCCTTTGCATCTTTTCACACCGGAAGAATGAGTTGATATTGTTTTTATGGAAGGACGTGGGGATATCGATACATTAACAAGAATATATGTAGAGGCGAAATGGCGATTCAAGCAAAGTTTTCCAGATATTAAATGTTAAAATCGACACCTAAACTTCGTGTTGGAGAAAATTTGCATGCAAAGTATGTAGGAATTAGTGAGTAATAGTTTTTCATCGATGTCAATTATCAAAAGATTGGATAAACTAGCATATAAAGAAAAGGTTAAAAATTTTTAAAGTTTTCACTTTCAGAATTTAATTTTTTAGTGTTGAATAAAATAATGATTTTTAATGAATAAATACTTAATATTACGGACAACCTTCAATTATAAAATTGGAGGTTGTTTTTATTTATGAATAAATTTGCAAATAGAAGTGTATTTAGAAAATTAATTAGGCTTACTGATGGAAATACTAGAAGAAGCTTAAGAAAAGTGAATAATCAATATTTTTGCCACGACTCCTAATAAAGTCACAAAATAATTAAAAAACAAAAAAATAAATTAATAAAAAAACATTAATGGTATTGACTTGCAATGCTTAATTCTATATAATACACATATAAACAAAAAAAGCAACATATAAACACAAATACGGATGTGGAGCTGATGGAAGTTTTTAACATGAATATCCTTGTTTCACAAGAATATTCCCTGGCTCAGATCAGGTAACAATTTTGTTATAATGCTTATTTTTAGATTGTGGCTGTGATTTGGTTATGATCCATGAATTTAAACATTGTGTGTCATCCCAGAGTTGCTATAACACACGAAAGGTGGTGGTGTACGGGTTGTTATTTATAGCAATGAAATTTATTTAAAATTTATATCAATATTAATTTGTTAAAGAAGAGGTGGATAGTCATGAAAAAAGCAGTACATTTTGGAGCAGGTAACATTGGAAGAGGTTTTATTGGAGATCTTCTCCATCAATCAGGATATGAAGTTATTTTTGTAGATGTAAGTGAAGATTTAATTTCTAGCATTAATAATACGAATAGTTATGATCTATACCTTATTGATCATAACTATGAGAAAAGAGTGATTGACCACGTAAGCGCTATTTCATCAATTAAAAATGCAGAAGAAGTTATTCAAGCTATTGTTGAAGCGGATATTATTACTACTTCTGTATGGGCTAACAATTTATCTAAAATTGCTCCAGTTCTATGTAAAGGATTAAAGGAACGCTTAGTAGCTGGAAAAGAAAAAGTAAATGTATTGGCATGTGAAAACGCTATGTTTGCTACTGATATTCTTAAAGAAGCGATGAAAAATTGTGGAGTGGAAATTACCAGCAAAGAGTTGGAAACGATTGCTGCTTTTCCCAACACAGCTGTAGATCGTATTGTTTTAGGTTTTGAAAAGGATGGCAAATTAGGAGTTAATATAGCTGATTACTTTGAATTAGCAGTTGAAGAACCTAAGCTATGCAATCCAAAACAAAAGCCAATACAAGGAGCACGCTACACAGATAATTTACAGAAATATATAGAAAGAAAATTGTATGTGATTAATTGTGGGCATGCTTATGCAGGTTATCTTGGTTATACACATGGGTATGACAGCGTTCGTGATGTATTTATAAATGAGGAATTTGTTAAACAAATTCGTTGTGTCATGATGGAATCTGCAAACTTAATTAGTAAAAAATATGATTTCTCGGAAGATGAAATGGATGAGTATGTTGAATTTGGTATTAGAAGGTATCAGGCAGAAGGGGTAGATTATAGTGTATCAATGGTCACACGTTCTCCAATTAGAAAATTAGGAGCTACTGATAGATTGGTAGGACCATGTGTTCAATGTGAGGAAAGAGATTTAAAAAATGAATATCTGCTAAAGGGCATCGCTTTAGTATTCTTGCTTGATAATGAGGATGTTGAGGCTGTAGAAGTACAAAAGTGTATTAAAGAAAAAGGGATTACTTATGCGATTGAACACTTTACAGGCATTAAGCAAGATGACAGAATGCATACATTGATTCTACAACATTACTATGAACAAAAAGCGATTCAGGATAAATTAAGATATTAATTAGGAAGTATTTCATAATATATTGGTTAACTATTTAGTAAGGCAATAATACATTATTTTTGATTAAACACATATTTAAAAACAAAATAAAAAAGTATATTTAGGAGGATGAAATTATGAGTCAAAACACTTCTATAAAAATGAGAATTCAGAAGTATGGAACATTTCTTAGCGGTATGGTAATGCCTAATATTGGAGCATTTATCGCATGGGGGTTTTTAACAGCATTATTTATTCCTACAGGATGGATTCCAAATGAATTTTTCGCCCGTTTAGTTTCACCGACTCTTCAATATTTAATGCCAGTTCTAATTGGTTATACTGGTGGAACTATGATTCACGGACGTCGTGGTGGAGTAGCTGGTGCAATTGCAACTATGGGTGTAGTTGTTGGTGCTGAGGTACCTATGCTAGCTGGGGGTATGTTAATGGGACCGCTAGGAGCTTTCGTTATGAAAAAGGTGGATAAGCTATTTGAAGGAAAAGTTAAACCAGGTATGGAAATGCTAGTTGATAACTTTTCTATGGGATTCGTAGGCTTGTTCTTAATGCTTCTTGGATTAATAACAGTCCAACCAGTATTAAATGCAATAATGAATGTTTTATCGACTGGTGTTCAATACCTAGTAAATGCTAATATATTACCATTTACATCAATTTTTGTACAAGTAGCGGATGTTCTATTCTTAAACAATGTAATTAATCATGGTATTATGGTACCATTAGGTGTTCAACAAGCAGCAGCTACAGGAAAATCAATTCTGTTCCTTGTAGAAGCAAATGGTAGTGTTTGGGTTGGAGTTGCGTTGGCTTTCGCAATATTTGGAAAAGGTATTGCTAAAAAGTCAGCACCAGCAGCAACAATTATAATGTTTTTTGGTGGGATTGCAGAAGTAGTATTCCCTTATATATTATCTAAACCTAAGACAATTTTAGGACCTATAGCAGGAAATATTGCAGCACTTTTCACACTTAGTATTTTACATGGTGGTACAGTTGCAGCTGTTTCTCCAGGAAGTTTTATAGCATTATTAGCTATGACTCCAAAGGGAACATTCTTTGCTAATATAGCAGGATATGCGGTAGGGTTAGTTGTAACTTGTGCAGTAACAGGATTACTTCTAATTGGAGATAAATCTGTAGATGAAGAAGAAAGCGAAGAAGAAAGTCCTGCAATTTCAATTCCTGGAATGCCAACTGCTACAACTTCTGTAACTTCTGCTTCTGCAACAGTTGTAAGATCAGCTGGAAAAATTAAAAATATTCTCTTCGCCTGTGATGCAGGAATGGGTTCAAGCGTAATGGGCGTTTCTCTAATGAAAAATAAATTGAATAAGGCTATGTTGGAGATAAATGTAGAGCATTCCTCAGTGAAAGATATTCCAGAAAGTGCAGATATTATTATCACAAGTAAAGCATTAGAAGAAAGAGTACACGATACAATTAAGAAATATAATAAAAGTATACCAGTATTTGGAGTGTCAAATTTACTAGAAAACTCTGAATATGATAAAATTATAAATTATATAAAGAATTCTTAATACTATAAAGAATTTCTTATGCTGCCGTAATTAAGAGGTAGGCTATATGGAAGATGTCTGTGATAGTAGACCATTCCCATAATAAAAAAGGTCATGATAGAAAACGTTTATGTATAATATTTAAAACTCCAATCAATAGCATTTTAATTGGTTGGAGTTATTATTAATTGTTTTATAAATAATATTGCAGATATATACTTTATTTTTGGGAAGAATTCTTAATTTTATAATTATTCACAGTAGTAAAATTCTTTAATGCATATCTTTCTAAACTAATGCATTAAAGAACTTTCATGTTTCAATCAATAAGTTTAATTAATTTTTATATATGCCTCTATTATTTGCAAATTTACTCATAAGTAAAAAAAACTCCAATCTAAAAAATAAAAGGCTAATTATGACATTAAATGCTTGTTCATTTAAAATCATTGCTTTATTCAATATTAAAATTTGATGAGATTTTTTACTTGAATATATTTTAATAGATATAGCTGTGATTAAAATCATGCATAAAAAATGATCAACACTTGTCTTTGTGTGGATCATTTTTTTGTCATTGATATTTTTGCAGTGTGATAACAGTCGTCATGTCATCGAGTTTTTGTTTTGTCTTTAGAGGTAAATCAGAGTCTGTAATAAAATAATCAATGTCCCGCCACTCTGCATACTGGAGTAGAGCAGAATAAGATGCTTTCCGACTTTCTGAAATAACGATATTAGTTCTTGAATTGCGAACAATGGTTTGCTTTGCCTGCACATCTGAAAAGTCAGTGCCTGACGGACCATTATGCTGCTCGAATCCATTAGTACCTAAAAAGGCTGTATCAACTCTAATCTTGCTAATAAAATCAATTGTTTGTAGTCCATCGATAGCCATAGTGGTTGGATTTAATTGACCACCAGTAATTAAAGTTCGGTTATTGCTTTTTACTAAGGTATTTGCAGCATTTAACGATGCGGTAACAATTGTATAGCCAGACATTTGACTTAAAAGTTCAGCGAGGCAATGAATTGTACTACCCGTATCTAAATAAATGACAGCATTAGGTGGAATATATTCTAATGCTTTTTTGCATAACTGCATTTTTAGATCCATATTTTTATCTATCCGATTTTCTAGCGAGACTGTATCTAATTCTAATTCATAATCGTTAGGAGCTAGGGCACCACCGTGACTTTTTTTTACAAGACCTTTTTCAGATAAATAGGTTAAATCTCGACGAATTGTTTCCTTAGATACTTGAAAAGATTTAGCAAGATCTTGAACCTTCATGCTACCATTGCTATTTAGCAACTCTACAATTTTCTGCTGTCGGTCCACAGCAAGTAGTTTTTCCATACTCTGAACCTCTTTCCTATAAATATTTATAATTATTATAACACGATTATCCATTAAAAACAACAAATACATATTGAATATTGGGGAAAATAACAAAAAAACACATTGTTAAAGTGAAAGAATTGCATAAGTTTGCATATGAGTTTCTAAATATTTATGAGAGTTTATATGCTTAAATGTGGTTATCATGTGTATAAATAATAATTTACATGTTGATATAGTTGCTAAAATGACAAAATGGCATTGACAAAACAAAAATAAATATATATAATACACATATAACAACAAAATAACACAAATAAACACGACGAGCAAAGTTTGCTCGATTTATTAAAGAACAGATTGTTTATCAAAGAGAATATGTTGATAGGAGTGATATGATGAATAAGAAACAGATCAATAATTGTCCACTTCCAGTTATGTTTGAGCAGGATAATTGTGAAATGCATTTTGAAGAAGAAGTAAATTGTATAAGTTCATCTGGTAAATCTACTAGTCAGATGAAAAACTTATTAAAAAATCCAGATGTTCTAAATGAAGAAGTTTTTTATAACTTTTATGAAGGCGTAATGATGAAACAGGATGTTGATTTATTTGCAAAGCATAAACTGAGATATGATTTAATTGTAGTTAGACCAGGTAACATGGGAGATGAATTCAAAAAAACATCTGGACATTATCATTGTCAGGTTCCAGATCAAGGAATTTCATATCCTGAAATTTACGAAGTTATGCAAGGAAATGCAGTTTTTGTATTACAGAAATCAAATGAAAATGGAGATATTGTTGAAGCTTATGCAGTTAAAGCTAATTCAGGTGACAAATTGCTTATACCACCAGATTATGGTCATGTGACTATTAATGTTGGAAATGAACCGTTGGTTTTTGCAGATTTAGTTTCTACTGAATGTAGTAATATGTATGGACCTATTGGTGAAAATCATGGAATGAGTTACTATATCACGGAAAATGGAAATTTAGGATTTAAAGCAGTTGTGAATCCTAATTATGGGAATGTGGCTGATGTAAAAATCACAAATATATCAGAAAATCCATCATTGGGAATTTCTATGGACAAGCCGATTTATGATCAATTCGTAGAAAATCCAAGTTTATATGATTATTTGAATAATCCTATTAATTATATGGATAAGTTCATTAAATTTTAATAAGTTTAGTAGAAGAAAGGATGATAATTTATGAAACCAATGTTTGCACCATCACTTATGTGCGCTAACTTTTTAGACTTAAAAAACCAAATTGAAATTTTAAATGAGAGGGCAGATATCTTTCATGTCGATATTATGGATGGACATTATGTGAAAAACTTTTCGTTGTCTCCAGCTATGATGGAACAATTAAAAACAATTACTAAAATTCCAATGGATGCTCACTTAATGGTGGAAAATCCTGCAGATTTTTTAGAAGGTATAGCAAAAGCAGGAGCAACTTATATTTCACCACATGCTGAAACAATTAATAAGGATGCATTCAGAATTATGCGTACTATAAAAGCTTTAGGTTGTAAAACTGGTGTTGTACTTAATCCTGCAACCCCTGTGGAATACATTAAGCATTATCTTGGTATGTTAGATAAAATTACAATATTAACAGTAGATGCTGGATTTGCTGGTCAGACATTTATTGAAGAAATGCTAGATAAAATTGAAGAAGTTAAAAGATTACGTGAAGAGAATGGATATTCTTACCTTATTGAAGTTGATGGTTCATGTAATGAAAAGACTTTCAAAAAATTAGCTGAAGCAGGTACAGAAGTGTTTATCGTTGGATCATCAGGATTGTTTAATTTAGATGCAGATTTAAAAGTTTCATGGGATAAAATGATGAATATGTTTAATAAATGTATTAATAATTAAACATTAATATAGGATGACAACAGTGTTAGAAGGAGGGATTACTTTGAAGCGTGCTATACTTTGTGAAGATAATATTATCCTTAATGCAAGATTCGATAACAAATGGGATGCGATTCGCGCTTGTGGAGATACCTTAGTGAAAAATGGATACGTTTATAAAGAATATGTAGAGCGCATGGTAGATCGGGAAAGAGGAGCAACGGTGTATATTGGTAATAATCTAGCTATTCCACATGGAACAGATGGATCAGAGCCGTACATTATTACATCGGGAATATCAGTTTTACAAGTTCCAGATGGTGTACAATTTGAAGATGGAATAGCCTATATTCTAATTGGTATCGCTGGTAGAGACGGAGAGCATATAAAAATTCTTGGTTCAATTGCTACCGTGTGTTCAGATATAGGTAATGTTCAAAAATTGCGTGAAGCAAAAGATAAAAAAGTAATCTGTAATATTTTAGAAGAAATAGAAGTTATCTAATAACTTTTGCTATTAAGTAAATGAAAAAGTAGTAAACGATTGTGATAAAAAGTATATGAATGAAATACTGAATATAGTAAGCAATAGCATAATAAGCAAGCTAAAATAATGAGCTTGAAGTGTATCAAGCTCATCTTAGAAAAGAGGATAAAGGAATGAAGAAAATTGGTGTACTTACCAGCGGTGGAGATGCACCAGGGATGAATGCGGCCATTAGAGCTGTAGTTCGGACTGCACATCATTATAATCTTAAAGTCGTTGGTATTAAGCGAGGCTATACCGGTCTTTTAAAAGGAGAAATAAAAGAGATGAATGTATCTTCGGTTGGAGATATTATTCATAAAGGTGGAACCATTTTAAAATCGTCACGGTGTGAAAAAATGAAATCAGATGAAGGAATTCAAGCTGCCAGTACTATATTAAAAGAGCATGAGATTGAAGGATTAGTAGTAATTGGTGGTGATGGTTCATTTCAAGGAGCCAACAAACTTAGTAGAGAAAATATACAGGTTATAGGTATTCCTGGAACTATAGATAACGATTTGCCTTATACCGATTATACAATTGGTTTTGACACAGCACTTAATACAGTATTAGATGCGATCAGTAAAATAAGAGACACATCCATGTCTCATGAAAAAGTTACTATTATTGAAGTTATGGGAAGATGCTGTGGGGATATTGCTCTATATGCTGGTCTTGCAGGTGGGGCAGAAAGCAT harbors:
- the pfkA gene encoding 6-phosphofructokinase; the protein is MKKIGVLTSGGDAPGMNAAIRAVVRTAHHYNLKVVGIKRGYTGLLKGEIKEMNVSSVGDIIHKGGTILKSSRCEKMKSDEGIQAASTILKEHEIEGLVVIGGDGSFQGANKLSRENIQVIGIPGTIDNDLPYTDYTIGFDTALNTVLDAISKIRDTSMSHEKVTIIEVMGRCCGDIALYAGLAGGAESILIPEKQYELSDIAQKLLQGKKRGKAHNIIVLAEGRGSAEDLKKEILQQTGIESRVTVLGFLQRGGAPTAFDRILASQMGAKAVELLLEGKSNCAIGIRDNHLIADNICDAIKKEKVFADDLFKLSQILSI
- a CDS encoding glucose-6-phosphate isomerase family protein — protein: MNKKQINNCPLPVMFEQDNCEMHFEEEVNCISSSGKSTSQMKNLLKNPDVLNEEVFYNFYEGVMMKQDVDLFAKHKLRYDLIVVRPGNMGDEFKKTSGHYHCQVPDQGISYPEIYEVMQGNAVFVLQKSNENGDIVEAYAVKANSGDKLLIPPDYGHVTINVGNEPLVFADLVSTECSNMYGPIGENHGMSYYITENGNLGFKAVVNPNYGNVADVKITNISENPSLGISMDKPIYDQFVENPSLYDYLNNPINYMDKFIKF
- a CDS encoding DeoR/GlpR family DNA-binding transcription regulator yields the protein MEKLLAVDRQQKIVELLNSNGSMKVQDLAKSFQVSKETIRRDLTYLSEKGLVKKSHGGALAPNDYELELDTVSLENRIDKNMDLKMQLCKKALEYIPPNAVIYLDTGSTIHCLAELLSQMSGYTIVTASLNAANTLVKSNNRTLITGGQLNPTTMAIDGLQTIDFISKIRVDTAFLGTNGFEQHNGPSGTDFSDVQAKQTIVRNSRTNIVISESRKASYSALLQYAEWRDIDYFITDSDLPLKTKQKLDDMTTVITLQKYQ
- the alsE gene encoding D-allulose 6-phosphate 3-epimerase; translated protein: MKPMFAPSLMCANFLDLKNQIEILNERADIFHVDIMDGHYVKNFSLSPAMMEQLKTITKIPMDAHLMVENPADFLEGIAKAGATYISPHAETINKDAFRIMRTIKALGCKTGVVLNPATPVEYIKHYLGMLDKITILTVDAGFAGQTFIEEMLDKIEEVKRLREENGYSYLIEVDGSCNEKTFKKLAEAGTEVFIVGSSGLFNLDADLKVSWDKMMNMFNKCINN
- a CDS encoding PTS sugar transporter subunit IIA produces the protein MKRAILCEDNIILNARFDNKWDAIRACGDTLVKNGYVYKEYVERMVDRERGATVYIGNNLAIPHGTDGSEPYIITSGISVLQVPDGVQFEDGIAYILIGIAGRDGEHIKILGSIATVCSDIGNVQKLREAKDKKVICNILEEIEVI